The genome window GGTCTCGCTTAGAAACTTCGCCCTAGCCCGACACCGCCAAGCACGCCGACAAACCCCAGGAAAACACTGAGAAACAGATAAAGGAACGCCGTCAAAAGTGCCCCTTCACGGACCAGGCCGTAGATCTCCATCTCGAACGTCGAAAACGTGGTAAACGCACCGATAAAGCCGACGATGATCGCCAAGGTCACATTCTCGCTTATATCGATTCGCCCGGATGCAACCGTTACCACAAATCCGATAAGAAACGACCCGACGACATTGATGACGAAGGTCGGTAGCGGAAATTTGTCGAACAGCGTGGCAAGCGGAGAGATATTGACCAAGTAACGAGCAACCGCGCCTGATGCCCCGCCGGCGGCAACGGCGGCGATCTGTATCACCGTATC of Chloracidobacterium sp. contains these proteins:
- the crcB gene encoding fluoride efflux transporter CrcB is translated as MASAIKFEFILLLKAAQMIRLEPKCYHRDMDTVIQIAAVAAGGASGAVARYLVNISPLATLFDKFPLPTFVINVVGSFLIGFVVTVASGRIDISENVTLAIIVGFIGAFTTFSTFEMEIYGLVREGALLTAFLYLFLSVFLGFVGVLGGVGLGRSF